A single Bacillota bacterium DNA region contains:
- a CDS encoding chordopoxvirus fusion protein — translation MRYENVHSKLQTVFPPEQAAVLAEVIHEAYTDLVKTSDFNELKEIVRELSVKMGELAEAQKETQKEVGRLDRALQELAEAQKQSETRLTRLEAVVGELAEAQKRTEQRVEELAEAQRGSEARLTRLEAVVGELAEAQKRTEEELRKLIGEHAETRRQLGGLATTVGYRLEDEAFKALPALLERDHGLVVKGRLTRKFVRDNRGEDIEVNIVGQAERNGRTCTIVGESKSQLSKKDVDAFIRKKLRRLEGVFDDVFPVLVTYMISQPDVEEYARQKGIAVYYSFDF, via the coding sequence ATGCGTTACGAAAATGTGCACAGCAAGCTGCAAACCGTCTTCCCGCCGGAGCAGGCGGCGGTCCTGGCGGAGGTAATCCACGAGGCCTACACCGACCTCGTCAAGACGAGCGACTTCAACGAGCTGAAGGAGATCGTCCGCGAGCTTAGCGTGAAAATGGGGGAGCTTGCGGAGGCGCAGAAGGAGACCCAAAAGGAGGTCGGCAGGCTCGACCGCGCCCTGCAGGAGCTCGCGGAGGCACAGAAGCAGAGCGAAACGAGACTCACCCGGCTGGAGGCAGTAGTCGGGGAGCTGGCGGAGGCGCAGAAGCGCACCGAGCAGCGCGTTGAGGAGCTTGCGGAGGCGCAGAGAGGGAGCGAGGCAAGACTTACCCGGCTGGAGGCAGTAGTCGGGGAGCTGGCGGAGGCGCAGAAGCGCACCGAGGAAGAGCTGCGGAAGCTCATCGGCGAGCACGCCGAAACCAGGCGCCAGTTAGGCGGCCTCGCTACGACGGTGGGCTACCGCCTGGAGGACGAGGCCTTCAAGGCCCTGCCGGCGCTTTTAGAGCGGGACCACGGCCTCGTGGTGAAGGGCCGGCTCACGCGGAAATTCGTCCGGGACAACCGGGGCGAGGACATCGAGGTGAACATCGTCGGCCAGGCGGAAAGAAACGGGAGAACCTGCACCATCGTCGGCGAAAGCAAGAGCCAGCTCTCGAAAAAAGATGTGGATGCCTTCATCAGGAAAAAGCTCAGGCGGCTGGAGGGTGTTTTCGACGATGTCTTCCCCGTGCTCGTCACCTACATGATCAGCCAGCCGGACGTGGAGGAATATGCCCGGCAGAAGGGCATCGCCGTGTACTACTCGTTCGACTTCTAG
- a CDS encoding site-specific DNA-methyltransferase yields MTSQYCIYRADAFELLRRFPECSIHAVVTDPPYGLVEYTPKELAKLRGGKGGVWRIPPAFDGCRRSPLPRFTVLSRRDKEQLRLFFARLAKELMRVLVPGAHVFIATNPLVSLWVYEPFIAAGFEKRGEIVRQVMTLRGGDRPKNAEKDFPEVTVMPRSCWEPWGLFRKPLEGRVQDNLRKWKTGGLKRISPSEPFKDLIPSAPARGGEKQIAPHPSLKPQHFLRQIVRASLPLGEGIILDPFMGSGSTIAAASACGLYSVGIEIDDFYFEMAENAIPRLAEVAAGSSGNGGDDYAGKAD; encoded by the coding sequence ATGACTTCCCAGTACTGCATTTACAGGGCAGATGCTTTTGAACTCCTGAGGCGATTTCCGGAGTGTTCGATCCATGCTGTAGTAACAGATCCCCCGTATGGATTGGTAGAGTATACTCCTAAGGAGTTGGCGAAGCTGCGCGGAGGCAAGGGGGGTGTGTGGCGTATCCCTCCCGCGTTTGACGGGTGCCGGCGCAGCCCGTTGCCGAGGTTTACCGTGCTTTCCCGCAGGGACAAGGAACAGCTTCGCCTTTTCTTTGCCCGCCTGGCAAAGGAACTGATGCGCGTTTTGGTTCCCGGTGCCCACGTTTTTATTGCCACCAATCCCCTTGTTTCCCTCTGGGTGTACGAGCCGTTTATCGCCGCGGGCTTTGAAAAGCGGGGAGAAATCGTGCGGCAGGTCATGACCTTGCGGGGGGGAGATCGGCCGAAAAATGCCGAGAAGGATTTTCCTGAGGTTACAGTGATGCCGCGTTCCTGCTGGGAGCCCTGGGGGTTGTTTAGAAAACCCCTTGAGGGACGCGTGCAGGATAACCTCCGGAAGTGGAAAACTGGCGGCTTGAAGCGAATTAGTCCGAGCGAGCCTTTTAAGGATCTCATCCCTTCTGCTCCCGCCAGGGGTGGAGAAAAACAAATAGCTCCCCACCCATCTCTGAAGCCGCAGCACTTTCTGCGCCAGATAGTTCGGGCGTCTTTGCCTCTTGGAGAAGGGATTATCCTCGATCCTTTTATGGGTTCGGGGTCCACGATTGCCGCGGCTTCGGCTTGCGGGCTGTACAGCGTTGGCATAGAGATAGACGATTTTTACTTTGAGATGGCTGAAAACGCCATACCTCGCCTTGCTGAGGTGGCAGCCGGTAGCAGCGGGAACGGGGGAGACGATTATGCCGGAAAGGCGGATTAA
- a CDS encoding class I SAM-dependent methyltransferase — MNQRAIWDAIWSKPGHQEWDPLSEQIYLTLLRECGSPAGLKILEAGSGSGRISLRLACNGANVILVDYSEKAILLAQKAFKAKDCSAEFILADITELPLADQSVDISWNSGVLEHFSTSQQIEVLKEMKRVTKQGGKIISFNPNARCLPYRVGKYVAEITGSWPYGIENPVTTLSAICEKAGIRLEKEYSIALVESLDFLCFVPNSGYVRSAMETFLKSLSKEEMELFPGYLLVSVMLC, encoded by the coding sequence ATGAATCAGAGAGCTATTTGGGATGCTATCTGGTCCAAACCAGGTCACCAAGAATGGGACCCATTGTCGGAACAAATTTATTTAACTTTGTTGCGTGAATGTGGTTCTCCGGCGGGGCTTAAGATCCTGGAGGCTGGTTCGGGATCTGGGCGAATTTCGTTGCGGTTAGCCTGTAATGGTGCAAATGTAATTCTTGTTGATTATTCTGAAAAAGCTATCTTACTCGCGCAAAAAGCCTTTAAGGCAAAAGATTGTTCAGCTGAGTTTATTTTGGCGGATATAACAGAGCTACCTTTAGCCGATCAAAGTGTTGATATTTCATGGAATTCGGGTGTTTTGGAACATTTCTCTACCTCTCAGCAAATAGAAGTTTTGAAAGAAATGAAACGAGTAACAAAGCAAGGGGGAAAAATAATAAGTTTTAACCCAAACGCACGTTGTCTTCCATATCGAGTAGGTAAATATGTGGCTGAAATAACTGGCTCGTGGCCGTATGGAATAGAAAATCCGGTCACTACTTTAAGCGCAATTTGCGAAAAAGCGGGTATTCGGTTGGAGAAAGAATATTCGATTGCTCTTGTTGAAAGCTTAGATTTCCTCTGTTTTGTTCCTAATTCCGGCTATGTAAGGTCAGCAATGGAAACCTTTTTAAAAAGCCTATCTAAAGAAGAAATGGAGCTTTTCCCCGGATATCTTTTGGTATCTGTGATGTTATGTTAA
- a CDS encoding glycosyltransferase, which yields MQSCNKTILIGSPVRQKPEILELFLLSLQALKKEGYSIAYCLVDDNDDERSSRLLEQFRVENRDPVCVFRVEPNENFINENFIRDEVTHRWTSELVWRVAAHKNRIIEYALANEFDYLFLVDSDLVLHPHTLVQLANSGKDIISEIFWTRWQPDMPELPQVWGCDHYTLYELVPGERLSPDHARLRQQEWLEKLRKPGVYRVGGLGACTLIARPVLERGVNFSPLYNLSYWGEDRHFCVRAVASGFELFVDTHFPAFHIYRVSDIPKAKVYLAENGIHCGVDLDDIGHHLLDKASQALVYYGTTDYYKHDLKAGLELFTPETRNVIYRERVKCKSEIERGFIVTYTEVSNMVPSNITSDSALVKAKVRNFGLHHNRNFMNEFEARVYFRKYEQQWLIESIDFSPEENASKPKKLLWWSQRVAKPRGNRITLAMVVRNEADRYLRIVLNQAKHIVDEAVIIDDCSTDDTPDLIRETIKDDIPLRLICNKEPLFENNESRLRQVLWEETIKSRPDWILCLDADELFEDKAVNTLRQMVNQEEFDYFSFRIYDFWDERHYREEPLWSAHLRYYILLVRYQPNFNYTWSQNSLYCGRFPSNIALLPGIQSQLRLKHLGWMNPRDRLVKYLRYKRLDPDGIYGIKEQYESILDPFPRLVRWQE from the coding sequence GTGCAATCATGTAACAAAACAATTTTGATCGGATCTCCAGTAAGGCAAAAACCGGAAATCCTGGAGTTGTTTTTACTTTCACTTCAGGCGTTGAAGAAGGAAGGTTACTCAATTGCCTACTGTTTGGTAGATGATAACGATGATGAACGTTCATCACGTCTCTTGGAGCAGTTCAGGGTAGAAAACAGAGATCCGGTCTGTGTTTTCAGGGTCGAGCCGAATGAGAATTTTATAAATGAGAATTTTATAAGGGATGAAGTAACTCACCGCTGGACGAGCGAACTTGTTTGGCGGGTTGCTGCTCACAAAAACAGGATTATTGAATACGCGCTGGCCAATGAATTTGATTATTTGTTCCTTGTCGATTCTGACCTTGTTCTCCATCCGCATACTCTGGTTCAATTGGCGAACTCGGGAAAAGATATTATTTCAGAAATTTTTTGGACCAGGTGGCAGCCGGACATGCCTGAACTTCCACAGGTTTGGGGGTGCGATCATTATACTTTGTATGAACTTGTTCCGGGCGAGAGGCTTTCCCCTGATCATGCCCGGCTTCGCCAGCAGGAGTGGTTGGAAAAGCTCAGGAAACCGGGAGTGTATCGAGTCGGGGGGCTAGGGGCATGCACGTTGATTGCTCGCCCGGTGCTTGAAAGAGGCGTTAATTTTTCTCCACTTTATAATCTCTCTTACTGGGGAGAAGACCGGCATTTTTGCGTGCGGGCAGTTGCAAGTGGTTTTGAACTTTTCGTTGATACACATTTCCCCGCCTTTCATATTTATCGAGTTTCGGATATTCCAAAAGCGAAGGTATATCTTGCAGAAAATGGAATCCATTGCGGAGTTGACTTAGATGACATTGGTCATCACTTACTCGATAAAGCGAGTCAAGCACTTGTGTACTATGGGACAACTGATTATTACAAGCACGACTTAAAGGCCGGTTTAGAATTGTTCACTCCGGAAACCCGAAATGTGATATATCGAGAAAGGGTTAAGTGCAAAAGCGAAATAGAACGGGGTTTTATCGTGACTTACACCGAAGTCTCTAATATGGTACCGAGTAACATTACGAGCGATTCTGCCCTTGTTAAAGCAAAGGTTAGAAATTTCGGTTTGCACCATAATCGGAACTTTATGAATGAATTTGAGGCTAGGGTTTACTTCCGGAAGTATGAGCAGCAGTGGTTGATCGAGTCCATTGATTTCAGTCCCGAGGAAAATGCCAGCAAGCCTAAAAAGTTGCTCTGGTGGAGCCAGCGGGTAGCTAAACCAAGAGGAAACCGGATCACGCTGGCAATGGTTGTCCGAAACGAAGCAGATCGATACCTTCGCATCGTACTCAATCAGGCTAAGCACATTGTAGACGAGGCCGTAATCATAGATGATTGTAGCACCGATGATACACCTGATCTGATTAGGGAAACTATTAAGGATGACATTCCCCTCAGGTTGATCTGCAACAAAGAACCGTTGTTTGAAAATAACGAATCCCGTCTCAGACAGGTGTTGTGGGAGGAAACCATTAAAAGCAGGCCCGACTGGATTTTATGTCTTGATGCGGATGAATTATTTGAAGACAAAGCTGTAAATACACTAAGGCAGATGGTTAACCAGGAAGAATTCGACTACTTTTCTTTCCGAATTTACGATTTTTGGGACGAACGTCATTACCGGGAAGAACCGCTCTGGTCTGCTCATCTCAGATACTATATCCTGTTAGTCCGCTACCAGCCCAATTTCAATTACACTTGGAGCCAGAACTCTCTTTACTGTGGTCGTTTTCCGTCGAATATTGCTTTGCTGCCGGGGATTCAAAGCCAGTTGCGGCTTAAGCACTTAGGATGGATGAACCCTCGTGACCGTTTGGTAAAATACCTACGATATAAACGGCTGGATCCAGATGGTATTTACGGAATTAAAGAACAATATGAATCAATTCTTGATCCCTTTCCCCGGCTTGTCCGTTGGCAGGAATAA